In Clostridium sporogenes, one genomic interval encodes:
- the rpsT gene encoding 30S ribosomal protein S20, which translates to MANIKSAKKRIKVIETKTLRNKMLKSSLKTTIKNFLTVVEGKNVEEAKAAYKTAARALDMSVSKGIIHKNKAARTKSRLAAKLNALNA; encoded by the coding sequence ATGGCAAATATAAAATCAGCTAAGAAAAGAATAAAAGTTATAGAAACTAAAACTCTTAGAAATAAGATGTTAAAATCTTCATTAAAAACAACAATAAAGAACTTCTTAACTGTTGTTGAAGGTAAAAACGTTGAAGAAGCAAAAGCTGCTTACAAAACAGCTGCTAGAGCTTTAGATATGTCTGTTTCAAAAGGAATAATCCACAAAAACAAAGCTGCTAGAACAAAATCTAGATTAGCTGCAAAATTAAATGCATTAAACGCTTAA
- a CDS encoding stage II sporulation protein P translates to MNYKSIKPKTNQSHGKTWIIIFMILIFFVGTVPCVAKAKSKVNFNKRNMLYVQILNYAMPTVKAISFNEEDMAENKFSFKNLVLQMIGLNIHNPISLVEKEMPVLCLNSSKEDTKDKSMALDPFKLEEKEVSKYKAEEMKDGKEDLNLENKVVNVQEPKLKKKLNPKKPEVLIYHTHTTESYKPGEASNFDNDKNVCAVGQELAKELMDNYGINTLHDKTVHDAQAYTQSYARSSVTVDKQLKQHGDFKLIIDLHRDAGSNKKAFVTKLNGENVAKFMMVMAKKNPHFNKNNNMATNIMNTSNKLFPGFCKGIYYYNYGTRYFNQDKSNNAVLIEVGADINTTGESKASAKYLARIIAECLNK, encoded by the coding sequence ATGAATTACAAAAGTATAAAGCCAAAAACAAATCAAAGTCATGGGAAAACATGGATAATTATATTCATGATATTAATTTTTTTTGTAGGAACAGTGCCCTGTGTGGCAAAAGCAAAGTCAAAAGTTAATTTTAATAAAAGAAATATGCTTTATGTCCAAATATTAAACTATGCTATGCCTACAGTAAAAGCTATTTCCTTTAATGAAGAAGATATGGCAGAAAATAAGTTCAGTTTTAAAAATCTTGTACTTCAGATGATAGGATTAAATATACATAATCCTATATCTTTAGTAGAAAAAGAAATGCCTGTTTTATGCCTTAATTCTTCAAAAGAAGATACGAAGGACAAAAGTATGGCATTAGACCCTTTTAAATTAGAAGAAAAAGAAGTATCAAAATATAAAGCAGAAGAAATGAAAGATGGAAAAGAAGATTTGAATTTGGAAAATAAAGTAGTAAATGTTCAAGAACCTAAATTAAAAAAGAAATTAAATCCTAAAAAACCAGAGGTGTTAATATATCATACTCATACTACAGAAAGTTACAAACCTGGAGAAGCAAGTAATTTTGATAATGATAAAAATGTTTGTGCAGTAGGACAGGAACTGGCAAAAGAGCTTATGGACAATTATGGTATAAATACATTACATGATAAAACTGTACATGACGCTCAAGCCTATACACAAAGTTATGCAAGATCATCAGTTACAGTGGATAAGCAGCTAAAACAACATGGTGATTTTAAACTTATAATAGACCTACATAGAGATGCTGGGAGTAATAAAAAAGCTTTTGTAACAAAATTAAATGGAGAAAATGTAGCAAAATTTATGATGGTAATGGCAAAAAAGAATCCTCACTTTAATAAAAATAATAATATGGCTACAAATATAATGAATACTTCCAATAAATTATTTCCGGGATTTTGTAAGGGGATATATTATTATAATTATGGCACAAGATATTTTAATCAAGATAAAAGTAATAATGCAGTTTTAATAGAAGTAGGTGCAGATATAAACACTACAGGGGAATCAAAAGCTTCAGCAAAATATTTAGCTAGAATTATTGCAGAATGTTTAAATAAATAA
- the holA gene encoding DNA polymerase III subunit delta produces MLDILEFEQNTKKYINNNCYIFCGHHEQLIKENIKKIIDSNINNDFKDLNYVQFDGSQLEEFDTVFNACETLPFMSEKKAVLIYRADFLDDNKGDNKTKKLYKDIENYIKNIPYHCIFIMYYIMTNKRDKVSYRIKKLDNKACIITIDKIKGANLEKRVEKFFNDRGKKIAKIPLKAFIQTIENENLSYIENEVEKLCTYAMHEEIEKKHIKEMYESIKDEDIFDLINFISEKKPRKAIEILNELMYKGQKINHILVMIEKQFRNLYFVKIGMEEGKTKEELAKELKIHPYGCSVLMSQSKKFTLKQIEKSIELVIETDKKIKTTSVNTQTEVELLIINSICA; encoded by the coding sequence TTGTTAGATATACTAGAATTTGAACAAAATACAAAGAAATATATAAATAATAATTGTTATATTTTTTGTGGACATCATGAACAATTGATAAAAGAAAATATAAAAAAAATAATAGATAGTAACATAAATAATGATTTTAAAGATTTAAATTATGTTCAATTTGATGGATCACAATTAGAAGAATTTGATACAGTGTTTAATGCCTGTGAAACATTGCCTTTTATGAGTGAGAAGAAAGCGGTTTTAATTTATAGAGCAGATTTTTTAGATGATAACAAAGGTGATAATAAGACTAAAAAATTATATAAAGATATAGAGAATTATATAAAAAATATTCCATACCATTGTATTTTTATTATGTATTATATTATGACAAATAAAAGGGATAAGGTTAGTTACAGAATAAAAAAATTAGATAATAAAGCCTGTATAATTACTATTGATAAAATTAAAGGAGCAAACTTAGAAAAAAGAGTAGAAAAATTCTTTAATGATAGAGGGAAAAAAATAGCTAAAATACCACTAAAGGCTTTTATACAAACTATCGAGAATGAAAATTTAAGTTACATAGAAAATGAAGTGGAAAAATTATGTACTTATGCAATGCATGAAGAAATAGAGAAAAAACATATAAAAGAAATGTATGAAAGTATCAAAGATGAAGATATCTTTGATTTAATAAATTTTATATCTGAAAAAAAACCAAGAAAGGCTATAGAAATTTTAAATGAGTTAATGTACAAAGGACAAAAAATAAATCATATACTAGTTATGATAGAAAAGCAATTTAGAAATTTATATTTTGTAAAGATAGGTATGGAAGAAGGAAAAACTAAAGAAGAGTTAGCAAAAGAGTTAAAAATTCATCCTTATGGATGTAGTGTATTAATGAGCCAAAGTAAAAAGTTTACTTTAAAACAAATAGAGAAGTCCATAGAATTAGTTATAGAAACGGATAAAAAAATAAAAACTACCTCTGTTAATACGCAAACAGAAGTAGAATTACTAATAATAAATTCTATATGTGCTTAA
- a CDS encoding ComEC/Rec2 family competence protein, whose protein sequence is MERPLSYYAISVFLGCISTLLLFNNILLGAVFTASFLIIIFINEDSKNFIIILLFFILAMFSFYSYFTIDVPDNIKVRIVKKEKYYCFGEYKGRNIFIIGKTKDLKEGLKTTIEGEFTKDIRYSGGSVGSFKVKKVKGKEEDIIYNIYNFKSIAYNKFKEQLGENKTAMVMSLCFGETKYISNTDKDILKKLGVIHAVSVSGFHMVIIYKLLEKVLGLTLAIPVSFLYVILTGMKASAIRAFIMIIILKLSKKIFRKYDSLSSISLAAIIILLNKPHYILDIGFMLSFLSTLGILLYNKKISRILYKLPQRINSCVSLTLSSQIYTFPFMCFTIKSFGLGFIIGNLILVPLYAPIVLLGNLAMILIKIPFLFKIINKIIYIFLMMIEGAHYLLSNITPDCIYIGEFEGICFVVIYMSYVLYKHGYKNVRYMPLSCIMFLILFNYTFFPSIDFYREKDYNITVVRYKFDTIMLCNYESNASKNILKIKHQVKPDKVVTNIKNNTKINLDKNLKIYILSCEKEPNYYNERSVENKEEYSNVNVLLKNKNKNIIFTEKPIRLKSPKNNYVIINLKEKNYTDVLNKRYIVVFNKILCLK, encoded by the coding sequence ATGGAAAGACCATTAAGTTATTATGCGATTTCGGTTTTTTTAGGATGTATTTCTACTTTGTTATTATTTAATAATATATTATTAGGTGCAGTGTTTACTGCATCTTTTTTAATAATTATTTTTATAAACGAGGATAGCAAAAATTTTATTATAATTTTATTATTTTTTATTTTGGCTATGTTTAGTTTTTATAGTTATTTTACTATAGATGTTCCAGATAATATTAAAGTTAGGATTGTAAAAAAAGAAAAATACTATTGTTTTGGAGAATATAAAGGAAGAAATATTTTTATAATAGGAAAGACTAAAGATTTAAAAGAAGGATTAAAAACTACAATAGAGGGTGAATTTACAAAAGATATTAGATATAGCGGTGGATCTGTAGGGAGTTTTAAAGTAAAAAAAGTAAAAGGAAAAGAAGAAGATATAATATATAATATATATAATTTTAAGTCTATAGCCTATAATAAATTTAAAGAACAGTTAGGAGAAAATAAAACTGCAATGGTAATGTCTTTATGCTTTGGAGAAACTAAATATATATCTAATACTGATAAAGACATATTAAAGAAATTAGGGGTTATACATGCAGTTAGTGTATCTGGTTTTCATATGGTCATAATATATAAGCTCCTAGAGAAGGTATTAGGCCTTACCTTAGCTATACCAGTGTCTTTTTTATATGTAATATTAACAGGGATGAAAGCATCAGCTATAAGAGCTTTTATAATGATTATAATATTAAAGCTTTCTAAAAAGATTTTTAGAAAGTATGATAGTTTATCTTCTATAAGTTTAGCAGCTATAATAATACTATTAAATAAACCACATTACATATTGGATATAGGTTTTATGTTATCCTTTTTATCTACCTTAGGCATATTATTATATAATAAAAAAATATCTAGGATTCTTTATAAATTGCCACAGAGAATCAATTCCTGTGTAAGTCTTACGTTAAGTTCTCAAATATATACTTTCCCCTTTATGTGTTTTACCATTAAAAGCTTTGGTTTAGGTTTTATAATAGGAAATTTAATATTAGTACCTCTTTATGCTCCTATAGTGTTATTAGGAAATTTAGCAATGATTTTAATAAAAATACCTTTTTTATTTAAGATTATAAATAAAATTATATATATTTTTTTGATGATGATAGAAGGAGCTCACTATTTACTCTCTAATATAACTCCGGATTGTATTTATATAGGAGAATTTGAGGGAATATGTTTTGTGGTTATATATATGAGTTATGTATTATACAAGCATGGTTATAAAAATGTAAGATATATGCCATTAAGTTGTATAATGTTTTTGATTTTATTCAACTATACTTTTTTTCCAAGTATAGATTTTTATAGAGAAAAAGATTATAATATTACAGTTGTAAGATATAAGTTTGATACTATCATGCTTTGTAATTATGAAAGCAATGCAAGTAAAAACATATTAAAAATAAAACATCAAGTAAAGCCAGATAAAGTAGTTACAAATATAAAAAATAATACAAAGATAAATTTAGATAAAAATTTAAAAATCTATATTTTAAGTTGTGAAAAAGAACCTAATTATTATAATGAAAGGTCAGTAGAAAATAAGGAAGAATATAGTAATGTAAATGTTTTATTAAAAAATAAAAACAAAAATATAATTTTTACAGAAAAACCTATTAGATTAAAAAGTCCTAAAAATAATTATGTTATAATAAATTTAAAAGAAAAAAATTATACAGATGTTTTAAATAAAAGATATATAGTAGTTTTTAATAAAATTTTATGTTTAAAATAA
- a CDS encoding cation-transporting P-type ATPase yields the protein MTNFYNYTWVDVVKHLNSDSYSGLLESQIDLHRKKYGVNEFHIGKKRNIFYLILKEITQLWFINIILCSILFFISKEIICFSILILIALMNLVSIVYIESKELKNINTLEKLSVADSRVLRGSLSKNISSTELVVGDIVRLKPGDTVPADIRIIETERLRVNEAVITGENYVVEKYSTKIEDQEITTSEMRNILFKSSTIVSGEALGIIIAVGENTEAFNIISKSSEDGEEKFSLKNKITKIANKISLIFLILTILVSSINYVMGNNLQIIIRNSSILILSYIPITLILIIIFSSFIIIKKMKKEGIVFKNISVIEKFAKASIVFINKTGALSEKTMSVKKIYTNGKFIPLNEETIKIDREFKEDLNVTRLLQIGILCNDTDFKIGEIKNIKNDYAEIALTEFAMRNGINKNSLEEENNRVFQIPYDTDKRIMTTINRVDGNYRANIKGSLESILSKCTHIMKNGIEMEISEEDINNIKMADMEMSKDSLSVLGLAYRSFNYEPSSKENVESNLVFAGIIGFDNPLKDNWEEAINLSRYLCVYPIIITEDNKLTAYYTGIKLGILRKVNQVISGVEMDNMKEEEIKDNIDKIKIFSRVNYKHKIKIVNNYKGKGYVTVMEGAKVNDLPSLKSADVGITDSSSSLLQKFSDIVLKDWSLKNLLMSIVDCRKILQASKNAIMYIITVLLSTFLFSTIINNFYSISELKFYILWINSITILISSLALMFQYKEEDYSIDNIKEEQDLIKTNKWRIIFTALIIATISFLNYKFCYSYSKETAGISSFFILNLLSSTSIYIFSKKIVFKNKVSNMLVIINIFFPIIISAILDYSILFKIFIFQYLKIFLGIIVIWFITILFNNSAKRLS from the coding sequence TTGACCAATTTTTATAATTATACATGGGTAGATGTAGTGAAACACTTAAATAGTGATTCTTATTCAGGACTTTTAGAGAGCCAAATAGATTTACATAGAAAAAAATATGGTGTTAATGAATTTCATATTGGTAAAAAGAGAAATATATTTTATCTTATACTAAAAGAAATAACACAATTATGGTTTATAAATATAATTTTATGTTCTATCTTATTCTTTATATCTAAAGAAATTATTTGTTTCTCTATATTAATTCTTATAGCTTTAATGAATTTAGTTTCTATAGTTTATATAGAATCAAAGGAGCTTAAAAATATAAATACTTTAGAAAAATTAAGTGTAGCTGATTCTAGAGTGTTAAGAGGTAGTCTAAGTAAAAATATAAGTTCCACTGAATTGGTGGTAGGAGATATAGTTAGACTAAAACCAGGAGATACAGTACCAGCAGATATAAGGATAATAGAAACTGAAAGGTTAAGAGTAAATGAGGCTGTAATTACTGGAGAAAACTATGTTGTAGAAAAATATTCTACTAAAATAGAGGATCAGGAAATAACCACTTCAGAAATGAGAAACATATTATTTAAATCTTCAACTATAGTTTCTGGTGAAGCATTAGGAATAATAATAGCTGTAGGTGAAAATACGGAAGCTTTTAATATAATAAGTAAATCTTCAGAGGATGGGGAAGAAAAATTTTCTTTAAAAAATAAAATAACAAAGATAGCAAATAAGATATCCTTAATATTTTTAATATTAACTATTTTAGTATCTTCTATAAACTATGTAATGGGTAATAATTTACAAATTATAATAAGAAATAGTTCCATATTAATACTTTCATATATTCCAATTACACTTATTTTAATTATTATATTTAGTTCATTTATTATAATTAAAAAAATGAAAAAAGAAGGCATAGTTTTTAAAAATATATCTGTAATAGAGAAATTTGCTAAGGCATCTATAGTGTTTATAAATAAAACTGGAGCATTATCAGAAAAAACAATGTCAGTAAAAAAAATATATACTAATGGTAAATTTATTCCTTTAAACGAGGAAACTATAAAAATAGATAGAGAATTTAAAGAGGATTTAAATGTAACAAGGCTTTTACAAATAGGGATTTTGTGTAATGATACAGATTTTAAAATAGGAGAAATAAAAAATATCAAAAATGACTATGCAGAAATAGCTTTAACGGAGTTCGCCATGAGAAATGGTATAAATAAAAACTCTTTAGAAGAAGAAAATAATAGAGTATTTCAAATACCTTATGATACAGATAAAAGAATCATGACCACAATTAATAGGGTAGATGGAAATTACAGAGCAAATATAAAAGGGTCATTAGAAAGTATACTAAGTAAATGCACTCATATAATGAAAAATGGCATAGAAATGGAAATTAGTGAAGAAGATATAAATAATATAAAAATGGCGGATATGGAAATGTCTAAAGACAGTTTATCTGTTCTAGGACTTGCCTATAGAAGTTTTAATTATGAACCAAGTTCCAAAGAAAACGTAGAGAGTAACTTAGTTTTTGCAGGTATTATAGGCTTTGATAACCCTTTAAAAGATAATTGGGAAGAAGCTATAAATTTATCCAGATATCTTTGCGTATATCCTATAATAATTACAGAAGATAATAAACTTACAGCTTATTATACTGGAATAAAATTAGGTATATTAAGAAAAGTAAATCAAGTTATATCTGGTGTAGAGATGGATAATATGAAAGAAGAGGAAATTAAAGATAATATAGATAAAATAAAGATTTTTTCAAGAGTAAATTATAAACATAAAATAAAAATAGTTAATAATTACAAAGGTAAAGGTTATGTAACTGTTATGGAAGGTGCTAAGGTTAATGATTTACCATCATTAAAATCAGCAGATGTAGGTATAACAGATTCCAGTAGTAGTTTACTTCAGAAGTTTTCAGATATAGTATTAAAAGATTGGAGTTTGAAAAATTTACTAATGAGTATAGTGGATTGTAGAAAGATTTTGCAGGCTTCAAAAAATGCTATAATGTATATAATAACAGTACTTTTATCTACATTTTTATTTTCTACAATAATTAATAATTTTTATTCTATTTCAGAATTAAAATTTTATATACTTTGGATTAATTCTATAACCATATTAATATCATCTTTAGCTCTTATGTTTCAGTATAAAGAAGAAGATTATTCTATAGACAATATAAAAGAAGAGCAAGATTTAATTAAAACAAATAAATGGAGAATAATTTTTACAGCTTTAATAATAGCAACTATTTCGTTTTTAAATTATAAGTTTTGTTATTCATATTCTAAAGAAACAGCTGGGATAAGTTCATTTTTTATATTAAATTTATTATCAAGCACTAGTATATATATATTTAGCAAAAAGATTGTATTTAAAAATAAAGTTTCTAATATGCTTGTAATTATAAATATATTTTTCCCTATAATTATAAGTGCTATATTGGATTATAGTATTTTATTTAAAATTTTTATTTTCCAATACTTAAAAATATTTTTAGGTATAATAGTTATATGGTTTATTACAATATTATTTAATAACTCAGCAAAAAGACTTTCATAA
- the gpr gene encoding GPR endopeptidase — MFNIRTDLAIEAKEIYEQENKSKIDGVQVFEYKEEDVDITEVKIINNNGELAMKKPKGSYITLNVPEFAHYDSETLEKVSEILGKVLKKIVKIDKSMTALVVGLGNWNVTADALGPKVVSKIMVTRHLKELVPNQIDENVRPVCAISPGVLGITGLETSEVIKGIVQKIKPNLVICIDALASRKTDRVNNTIQIGTTGISPGAGVGNKRMELSEKTLGVPVIAVGVPTVVDAATLANDTIDMVLEDMIKNSEKGGKFYEMLKSVDTEEKLGMIKEVLDPRLGNLIVTPKEEDMLIESLSKIIGNGINMALQPAFQLEEINKYLN; from the coding sequence ATGTTTAATATAAGAACAGATTTAGCAATAGAAGCTAAGGAGATATATGAACAGGAAAATAAAAGTAAAATAGATGGGGTTCAGGTATTTGAATATAAAGAGGAAGATGTAGATATAACAGAGGTTAAAATAATAAATAATAATGGAGAGTTAGCCATGAAAAAACCAAAAGGTTCTTACATAACTTTAAATGTACCGGAGTTTGCTCACTATGATAGTGAAACTTTAGAAAAGGTTAGTGAAATTTTAGGAAAAGTTTTAAAAAAGATTGTAAAAATAGATAAAAGCATGACAGCTTTAGTAGTAGGGTTAGGTAATTGGAATGTTACTGCAGATGCTCTAGGACCTAAAGTAGTGTCTAAAATAATGGTTACAAGACATTTAAAAGAGTTAGTACCAAATCAGATAGATGAAAATGTAAGACCAGTTTGTGCTATATCGCCAGGGGTTTTAGGAATTACAGGTTTAGAAACCAGTGAAGTTATAAAGGGGATAGTACAAAAAATAAAGCCTAATTTAGTAATATGTATAGATGCTCTAGCTTCAAGAAAAACAGATAGGGTTAATAATACAATACAAATAGGAACCACAGGAATTTCTCCGGGAGCAGGGGTTGGAAATAAAAGAATGGAGCTTAGTGAAAAAACTTTAGGGGTTCCAGTTATAGCTGTGGGGGTACCTACTGTAGTAGATGCAGCAACACTCGCAAATGATACTATTGATATGGTGCTAGAAGATATGATTAAGAACTCTGAAAAGGGTGGAAAATTTTATGAAATGCTAAAGTCTGTAGATACAGAAGAAAAACTAGGCATGATAAAAGAGGTTTTAGATCCTAGATTAGGCAACCTTATAGTTACTCCAAAAGAGGAAGATATGCTTATAGAATCATTATCTAAAATAATAGGAAATGGAATAAATATGGCTTTGCAACCAGCCTTTCAATTAGAAGAAATAAATAAGTATTTAAATTAA
- a CDS encoding alginate O-acetyltransferase AlgX-related protein, with protein MKKTHFFRIILFLFIIAFPIFNMNLKNNQVSDIDNRKLIEFSEIFSGENVTKNIEDYIGDRIGFRTEMVNLYTKGMDILFNEMIHPSYQYGKDGYIFPKLKENETDREFQEVYSNFILNFQDYCIDRGIKFLYATEPSKTTIYSEFLPQGYNYNNENLEYFLSLLKDKNVNYIYTGEALMDAKNSKQVFDRKYDANHWNETGAIIGISSILDRLNDLDSRVDKFDINKFGAVEYTNTTLPVSHFDINEKTAHYNLKNDNSLSITDFRNEIKQSKQFTYFTNYKNPNNKDAPKILIFAGSYFEGRDKFLTENFSEVIRIHNYHNVIDYDYYINVFNPDIVLFESTEYTHSDYYFPVEEMKNATYNKEFKYYSNLPESKFAYIKDNTFKKSDTNLMSFSIPIEGEKSSYAYADISNRILDCRVKEINGKQEVEFSIPTSEIENLNKFSLYLISEDKSRIVKLLCNLN; from the coding sequence ATGAAAAAAACACATTTTTTTAGGATAATTTTATTTCTTTTTATAATTGCATTTCCTATATTTAATATGAATTTAAAAAATAATCAAGTTTCAGATATAGATAATAGGAAACTTATTGAGTTTTCAGAAATATTTTCAGGAGAAAATGTTACCAAAAATATAGAGGATTACATAGGAGATCGTATAGGATTTAGAACTGAGATGGTTAACTTATATACTAAAGGTATGGATATATTATTTAATGAAATGATACATCCAAGTTATCAGTATGGAAAAGATGGATATATCTTTCCAAAGTTAAAAGAAAATGAAACAGATAGAGAGTTTCAAGAAGTTTATTCTAATTTTATATTAAATTTTCAAGATTACTGTATAGATAGAGGAATAAAATTTTTATATGCTACCGAACCTAGTAAAACAACAATATACTCAGAATTTTTACCACAGGGATATAATTATAACAATGAAAATCTAGAGTATTTTTTAAGTCTTCTTAAAGATAAAAATGTTAATTATATATATACTGGAGAAGCCTTAATGGATGCTAAGAATTCTAAACAAGTTTTTGATAGAAAATATGATGCCAATCATTGGAATGAAACTGGAGCTATTATTGGGATTTCATCTATATTAGACAGATTAAACGATTTAGATTCAAGAGTAGATAAGTTTGATATTAATAAATTTGGGGCTGTGGAGTATACTAATACAACACTTCCAGTTTCACATTTCGACATAAATGAAAAAACTGCGCACTATAATTTAAAAAATGACAATTCTTTATCTATTACTGATTTCAGAAATGAGATTAAGCAATCTAAACAATTCACATATTTTACTAATTATAAAAATCCTAATAATAAAGATGCACCTAAGATACTTATTTTCGCTGGAAGTTATTTTGAAGGAAGAGATAAGTTTCTTACGGAAAATTTTTCAGAGGTAATTAGAATACATAATTATCATAATGTAATTGACTATGATTATTATATAAATGTTTTTAATCCAGATATAGTTTTATTTGAGTCTACAGAATATACTCATTCAGATTACTATTTCCCTGTAGAAGAAATGAAGAATGCAACTTACAATAAGGAATTTAAATATTATTCTAATCTTCCAGAAAGTAAGTTTGCATATATAAAAGATAATACTTTTAAAAAATCAGATACTAATTTGATGAGTTTCTCAATTCCTATAGAAGGAGAAAAGTCATCTTATGCTTATGCTGATATTTCAAATAGAATACTAGATTGTAGAGTAAAGGAGATTAATGGAAAACAAGAAGTTGAATTTTCTATACCAACTTCAGAAATAGAAAATTTAAATAAATTTAGTTTATACTTAATTTCTGAAGATAAAAGTAGAATTGTAAAGCTACTTTGTAATTTAAATTAA